The segment TCATTTGACTCTGATCCTCTCATTTTAGTTATATCAAAGCCTACTCCAAATTCTACTCCTTTTACAGATGGTACTGAAAATAACATATGACTCAATTTACTTTCTACAGAATCAAAGAAAGGTGATCCTATACCTGCAGGTAAGTTTAATATAGCTGCTTCTATAATACCTCCTACTGAGTCTAAATCCGAGCTTGCATCTAATATAGCCTCTTTCATCAATTCTCCCTTTTCATCATTAATAACCGGAAAAGATTTATTAGATATCTCTTTTAACATATTAAAGTCAATATTTACAAAATCTAATTCATCATCACTTATATTCTCTATACATTTTATATGACTTCCTACTAATATATTCTTTTTATTTAGTATTTGTTTTGCAATTGCTCCAGCAAATACTAATGGAGCCGTTATTCTACCTGAAAAATGTCCGCCACCTCTATAGTCATTATATCCTGAATATCTTACATACCCAGGGTAATCTGCATGTCCTGGTCTCATAACATTCTTTATAGAGTCATAATCTTTAGAGCGCTGATTTGAATTCCATATTACAGCAGATAAAGGTGCTCCTGTTGTTCTATCATTAAAATATCCACTTAATATTTCGAATTGATCTGCTTCTTTACGTGGAGTAGATATGTTATTTTTACCTGGAGCTCTTCTTTGCATTTCTTTATTTATATAATCTAGATTTAATTCCACTCCTGGAGGTAATCCATCTATTACTATTCCTATTCCTTTTCCATGTGACTCTCCAAATATAGAAAGTCTTATGTTATTTCCCCATACTCCACTCATCTATATTTCCTCCTAACTTTTTAAAGTCATCCCAAAAGTTTGGATATGATTTTGTTACAGAATTGCTATTAGTAATTACTATAGATTCTTCACACTTTATGGAAGCTATTCCTAAAGCCATAGCTATACGATGATCATTCCAGCTATCTACAGTTACTCCTCCTTTTAACTTGTCTTTACCTTTTATTATGAGTCCATCTTCTAATTCCTCTATATCTGCACCTAATTTATTTAGTTCAGTAGCTGTAGAAGTTAATCGATCAGATTCTTTTATACGAAGTCTCTTTCCATTTATAATTTTAGTCGTTCCTTCACTTAAAGATGCAAGTACTGATAATACTGGTATTATATCTGGACATTGTGATGCATCTATAACTACTCCCTTAGTTTTTGAAGCCTTAACCTCTATTCCGTCTTCATATTCAGATATATTTCCACCCATCTCTCTTACTATATCAATAACAGCTTTATCTCCCTGCAAAGAACTTATGTCTAAATCTTTACATTTAATACCGCCAACTAATGTTCCTGCAACAATCCAAAATGCTGCTTGTGAGTAATCTCCTTCTACCTTATAATCTCTGCTTTTGTAAGTTTGATTTCCTTTTATGATAAACTCTCTATAATTATTATTTATTATTTCTATCCCAAATTTTTGTAAAATATCTATAGTTAAATCTACATAACCTTTTGATTCTAACTCAGTAGTTATAATAATTTTAGAATCTTCATCTAATACAGGTAGTGTAAATAGAAGTCCTGTTATAAATTGAGAGCTAACATCCCCTTCTATTTCAAATATACCTGACTGTATTTTCCCTTCTAACGTTAAAGGAAGCTTTCCATTATTATTCGTATACTTTAATTGTTGTTTGTCAAAAATATTATAATAAGTATCTAAAGGTCTTTCTACAAGTCTACCTCTTCCTGTAACTGTTATTTTGTCATTTGTCAAAGTTACTATAGGTATTAAAAATCTTATTGTTGAACCAGACTCTTTGCAATCTATGATTTCATTTTTCACTTCAAAATTTCTCGTCCCTCTTACAATAACTTTATTAGTACCAGTACTTGTATCTTGTTGTATGTCTAATATTTCAACACCTATTGATTTCATGGCATCTAAAGTAGCAATGATGTCATCCGAAAGAGCTATATTATGTATTTCACTTATACCTTCTGAAAAACTTGCACATATTATAGCTCTATGACTCATACTTTTAGAAGGCGGTATTGTAATTTCTCCATTTAATGTAGAAGGAACTATTTTTACATTATTCATTTTAAAACTCCTTTCTATAGGTTAGAAAAGATTGTTATATATAATCAAAAATTTCTTCCCTTTTAATTTTCTTTAAATATCCATTACCTATGTTATCTAAAAGAACAATACTTATAGAATCTGCATTACTTTTTTTATCTAGATTTATTGCTTCTAGTATTTTTTCTTTTTTCATATCTGGTAACTCGTAAGAAAGATTATATTTTATCAAAACATCTTTTATAATATTTGCTGTTCCTTTTTCAGTTTCATTAAGACTTTCACTCTTTTGTGTTATATGATACATTCCCATTGCTACAGCTTCTCCATGTGTATATTTCTCATAATCAAAATATCTCTCTATAGCGTGACCGATAGTATGACCAAAGTTTAATATCATTCTTATTCCAGTATCTTTTTCATCTTCTTCCACTATAGCTCTTTTTATATCACAACATTTATAAATAACTTCCTCTATATTTTTAAATAATTCTTCTTCTGATTCATATAATAATAGTTTTTCTAATAATTGTTTATCCCTTATACATCCATATTTTATTACTTCAGCCATTCCATCATATAAAAATCTTTTTTCCAGAGTTTTTAAAAGTTCTGGATCTATATAGACTACTTCTGGATGATAGAAACTTCCCACCAAGTTTTTTCCAATAGGTAAATTTACTGCAACTTTTCCACCTATACTACTATCTATTTGAGATAATAAAGATGTAGGTATTTGAATAAATTTTATTCCTCTAAGTAAAGTAGAAGCTACAAATCCTCCCAAGTCACCTACTACTCCACCACCAAAAGTTACTATTACATCTCCTCTTGTTATTCCATTTTCTAAAAGTTGATTATATACATATTCTAATACACTTATAGATTTACTTTTTTCTCCTGCTTCTACTACTACAAAGTATACTTCAAATCCACTATTAGCTAGATTCTTTTTTAATTGTTCTCCATATATTCTATTTACATTAGAATCTGTAATTACAAATATTTTCTTATTTTTATAGATCTTCTTTATTTCTTCTCCTATATTATTTATGATTCCTTTTTGTATGAATATGTCATACTTTTTATCTGGTAATTTTATATTAAGTTCATACATATTTAAATTGCTTCCCCTTTCTTTGAACTAGCTTCACTAAATATGTCTTCTAAAGATTCCATTCTTTCATTTTCAATAGCTTCTTTTATACTAGATATATACGCTTGAAATAGATCTATTTGATTTAAAATATTTTCTTTATTCTCCATTAATAATTCGGACCAGAGCTTAGAGTTTATTTTAGCTACCCTTGTAGTATCTCTAAAGCTCCCTCCGATAAATGTTTCTACATTTTCTATATTATTACAATTCATTAATGCTACAGCTAATACATGTGGTAATTGACTAGTATAAGCTATAACTTCGTCATGTGTCTTGGGATCAATTTTTATTATACTTTTACATCCTATCTTTGTAGCTATATCTTCTATAATACTAACATTATGTTTATTATTTTTAGGTATAGGTGTAATTATATAGTTAGCACCATCAAATATATCTTTAGAAGCATATTGTAGTCCTTTAGATTCTTTTCCTGCCATAGGATGACCACCTATAAAATCTATATCTTCTCTTATAAAAGTATTTATTTCATTAATCACTTTATCTTTTATCCCAGCAGTATCAGTAATTATAGCACCACTTTTAAAGTATTTTAAGTTATCCTTTATAAACTTTATAGTTAATTCAGGATATACACATAATATAACTATGTCAGATTTTTTAAGGGGAACCTCAGGATTTGTATATCCTTTATCTATTATATTAAGCCTTTCAGCTGTTTCCATTGCATCTGTATCTATATCTATAGCCCATAAATTTTTAGGCTTTAAGTCTCTAAGTGCCATTGCAAAAGATCCTCCTATAAGGCCTAACCCAACTATAGTTATATTAAAGTCAAACTCCAACTCAAACCCCTCCATTTATATGCTTTTATTTTCAAGCTTAGCAATATCTCTTAATGATTTTATTAAACTCTCAAATCTTTCTGGTTTTATCGATTGTTGTCCGTCACATCTAGCATTTTCTGGATCATTATGTACTTCTATTAGAAGTCCATCTGCTCCAACTGCTATTGATGCTTTTGCTAATGGTTCAACTAACCACCATAATCCTGCAGCATGACTAGGATCAACTATTACTGGTAAATGACTAAGTTTCTTTATAACAGGTATAGCACTTAAGTCTAATGTATTTCTAGTATAGTTTTCAAATGTTCTAATTCCTCGTTCACAAAGGATTACATTTTCATTTCCACCAGCCATTATATACTCAGCTGACATTAATAGCTCCTCTATAGTTGCAGATAAGCCTCTTTTTAATAATATAGGCTTTTTAGTTTTTCCTAGTTCTTTTAATAATTCAAAGTTCTGCATATTCCTTGCTCCAACTTGGATCACATCTACATCTTCTACAAACTTTTCTACATAGTCCGCTGACATTATCTCTGTAACTATTGGAAGTCCGGTTTTTTCTCTAGCTATTTTTAATAATTCAAGCCCTTCTTCTCTTAACCCCTGAAAGCTGTAAGGTGATGTTCTTGGCTTAAATGCTCCTCCTCTTAAGAAAGTAGCTCCCGATTTTTTTATTTCTTCCGCTATATTCACAATTTGGTCTTCACTTTCTACCGAACAAGGTCCTGCCATTATAGCGATTTGACCTCCTCCTATTTTTGAACCTCTAACATCTATAACCGTATCATCTGGATTAAATAATCTATTTGCAAGTTTATATGGTTGTTGTACAAATATCAAATTATCCACGTATCTGTTTGCTCTTATTTGCTCTCTATCAATTCTACTAGTATCACCTACAAGTCCTATTAGATGATAAGTTTCCCCTACTGATTCATGTACTTGTACTCCTAACTGTTTCATCTTATTTACTATTGAATCTATTTCCTTCTGTGGCGTTTGTTGATTTAATACTATAATCATCATGAATAACCTCCTATTAATTATAAAAAAAGGAACCTCCAATGAGGCTCCTTTTTACATTTAATGTATTTTTCAAAAGTTATAATCTTAATTTCATATAACTTATTATACACTTATACTTATTGGTATATAAGACTCACTAGATAAGAACCTTTTTATTTTTTTGTAGGACAAATAACCAGCGCTAAAATAAAAGTAGCCCCAGCTAAAGTAAAAATAAAAGTTAAATTGTTCTATATCTTTATTTCTAATAAGTCTTTCCATTTCCTATTCCTCCAAAATCATCTAGAACCTTATTCTAAATTTTCTTAGTTCAGTTACTAAATCATTTTTCGTATATAAATTTACTATATAACAAATATATATCAACTTCAATAAAAATGTCAACCAAAATTTTAATATATTTAAAAAGTTTTTTGAATTTTTAAAATTTTTATACTTTTCTAATTATACATTTAATATTTAGATATACTTATAAAATAATATATAGCTTATATATTATTTTACTTGTTTAATAATTAAATATAAAAGCGATATAATAAGTAAATATCAACGTTTTATTTACTTTAATTCTTAAACTTTGTATCAAATTTAATTAAGATATTATTTTTGTTGTTAATAAAAATAGTGATTCTGTAACTTATAAAAGTTAAAATAATATGAATAAAAAAACAGATGCTAAAACATTAAATGTTTTAGCATCTGTTTTCTAAATATATTTACCTCTTTTTAACGCTGTTATTCCTGTACGAGTATATTCTAAAATTCCATAAGGCTTTAGTATTTCAGTAAAAGACTCTATTTTACTTTCATCTCCTGTAAGCTCTAATATAAGACTTTCATTAGAAACATCTATTATTTTTGCTCTAAAAACATCTGCAATACCTATGATATCTGATCTTGTTTGAAAATCTGCCTTAATTCTTATAAGTAAAAGTTCTCTACATACAGCTTCATCACTTTCAAGCTCTATTACTTTGATTACATCTATAAGCTTATTTAGTTGCTTAACTATTTGTTCTACTATATGTCTATCTCCCTTTACAGTGATAGTCATTCGTGATATTTCAGGATCTTCAGTTTCTCCAACTGATAAACTATCTATATTATATCCTCTTCTTGTAAAAAGTCCTGATATTTTACTTAAAACTCCTGATTGATTTTCTACTAATACAGATAATATATGCTTCATTGTAATCACCTCCAACTAAAGTGTACTAAAGTCACTATCAACTATACATTCTATTAAAAAAGCTTCTTTTATCTTTATAATTTCTTTAAAGTTTTTTTCAAATTCTTCATTTGAACTAACCTTTATGCCTTTTATTCCATATCCTTCTGCAATTTTAACAAAATCCGGTGATGAATTGATTTCAACAGCACTATTGTTTCCTTTTCCATATAATAAATCTTGTAATTCCCTAACCATTCCTAATCTACTATTGTTAAAAACAATTATCTTTATATCTAAATTATATTCTTTTATAACTCCTAATTCTGATAATAACATTTGTATTCCTGCATCTCCTGAAACACTTATAACTGTTTTATCTGGACATGCTATCTTTGCACCAATGGAAGCTGGTAAACTATATCCCATAGTCCCTAATCCACCAGAAGTAATAAACCTTCTATTTCCTTTTATTGAAAAATTTCTAGCTGCCCAAAATTGATTTTGTCCAACGTCTGCAGTTAA is part of the Gottschalkia purinilytica genome and harbors:
- the aroB gene encoding 3-dehydroquinate synthase, which encodes MYELNIKLPDKKYDIFIQKGIINNIGEEIKKIYKNKKIFVITDSNVNRIYGEQLKKNLANSGFEVYFVVVEAGEKSKSISVLEYVYNQLLENGITRGDVIVTFGGGVVGDLGGFVASTLLRGIKFIQIPTSLLSQIDSSIGGKVAVNLPIGKNLVGSFYHPEVVYIDPELLKTLEKRFLYDGMAEVIKYGCIRDKQLLEKLLLYESEEELFKNIEEVIYKCCDIKRAIVEEDEKDTGIRMILNFGHTIGHAIERYFDYEKYTHGEAVAMGMYHITQKSESLNETEKGTANIIKDVLIKYNLSYELPDMKKEKILEAINLDKKSNADSISIVLLDNIGNGYLKKIKREEIFDYI
- a CDS encoding prephenate dehydrogenase; translated protein: MEFDFNITIVGLGLIGGSFAMALRDLKPKNLWAIDIDTDAMETAERLNIIDKGYTNPEVPLKKSDIVILCVYPELTIKFIKDNLKYFKSGAIITDTAGIKDKVINEINTFIREDIDFIGGHPMAGKESKGLQYASKDIFDGANYIITPIPKNNKHNVSIIEDIATKIGCKSIIKIDPKTHDEVIAYTSQLPHVLAVALMNCNNIENVETFIGGSFRDTTRVAKINSKLWSELLMENKENILNQIDLFQAYISSIKEAIENERMESLEDIFSEASSKKGEAI
- the aroC gene encoding chorismate synthase, with product MSGVWGNNIRLSIFGESHGKGIGIVIDGLPPGVELNLDYINKEMQRRAPGKNNISTPRKEADQFEILSGYFNDRTTGAPLSAVIWNSNQRSKDYDSIKNVMRPGHADYPGYVRYSGYNDYRGGGHFSGRITAPLVFAGAIAKQILNKKNILVGSHIKCIENISDDELDFVNIDFNMLKEISNKSFPVINDEKGELMKEAILDASSDLDSVGGIIEAAILNLPAGIGSPFFDSVESKLSHMLFSVPSVKGVEFGVGFDITKMRGSESNDQYFIENDKVKTYTNNNGGITGGITNGMPVIFRVAIKPTPSISKKQKTIDIASKENKELEVHGRHDPCIVQRAVPVIESVSAITILDLMMEKGEI
- the aroA gene encoding 3-phosphoshikimate 1-carboxyvinyltransferase — translated: MNNVKIVPSTLNGEITIPPSKSMSHRAIICASFSEGISEIHNIALSDDIIATLDAMKSIGVEILDIQQDTSTGTNKVIVRGTRNFEVKNEIIDCKESGSTIRFLIPIVTLTNDKITVTGRGRLVERPLDTYYNIFDKQQLKYTNNNGKLPLTLEGKIQSGIFEIEGDVSSQFITGLLFTLPVLDEDSKIIITTELESKGYVDLTIDILQKFGIEIINNNYREFIIKGNQTYKSRDYKVEGDYSQAAFWIVAGTLVGGIKCKDLDISSLQGDKAVIDIVREMGGNISEYEDGIEVKASKTKGVVIDASQCPDIIPVLSVLASLSEGTTKIINGKRLRIKESDRLTSTATELNKLGADIEELEDGLIIKGKDKLKGGVTVDSWNDHRIAMALGIASIKCEESIVITNSNSVTKSYPNFWDDFKKLGGNIDEWSMGK
- the aroF gene encoding 3-deoxy-7-phosphoheptulonate synthase is translated as MIIVLNQQTPQKEIDSIVNKMKQLGVQVHESVGETYHLIGLVGDTSRIDREQIRANRYVDNLIFVQQPYKLANRLFNPDDTVIDVRGSKIGGGQIAIMAGPCSVESEDQIVNIAEEIKKSGATFLRGGAFKPRTSPYSFQGLREEGLELLKIAREKTGLPIVTEIMSADYVEKFVEDVDVIQVGARNMQNFELLKELGKTKKPILLKRGLSATIEELLMSAEYIMAGGNENVILCERGIRTFENYTRNTLDLSAIPVIKKLSHLPVIVDPSHAAGLWWLVEPLAKASIAVGADGLLIEVHNDPENARCDGQQSIKPERFESLIKSLRDIAKLENKSI
- the ilvN gene encoding acetolactate synthase small subunit, whose translation is MKHILSVLVENQSGVLSKISGLFTRRGYNIDSLSVGETEDPEISRMTITVKGDRHIVEQIVKQLNKLIDVIKVIELESDEAVCRELLLIRIKADFQTRSDIIGIADVFRAKIIDVSNESLILELTGDESKIESFTEILKPYGILEYTRTGITALKRGKYI